tctgcctcctggattcaagctattctcctgcctcagcctccgaagtagctgggattacaggcgcccatcaccaaccccagctaatttttgaatttttagtagagatggggttttaccatgttggccagggtagtctcgaactgctgacctcaggtaatctgctcacttcagcctcccaaagtgctgggattacaggtgtgagccactgcacccatccaaAGCTGGGATTGAAAGCCAGAGCCAGGAGACTTAGGTCCTTAGAGCGTCCTTGCTGCTCCTGGGAGCCTGCCACAGGCCTCCTGCCCCTGTGGAGGGTCCCACCACACTCCACCTGGCTCCCCTCTTTAGAGCTTCTTGGACGGCAGCTGGATCCCATCCCTCACTTCCTCCTCCAGGTGATCCAGTGGACAAAGCTCAGTGGCCCCAGAGGAGGTGAAGCAAGAGACCCAAGCCCTGACACCCACCTGGCATTGACAGGTGTGCTTGGGTTGAAGAACTCCTGGGTCACCAGGGTGGCATACCATGAGACGGCAGTCAAAGTGCAGAGGCCTAAGGATGAAACAGAGGGGCACTCAGCTCTGCTCTGTATCTGTCCCACCCTGAGGCCACTGGTGCTGGGGCTGCCTGCCATGGCTGGGAttgtggaggagggaggggcactCACCTGCCAGGATGAAGAGAGCACCCCCGGAGATGGCGACACGGCCCTTGGCGATGGGGTTGCTGTCTCCCACCCGTGTGCACTTCATGCCAACCACACTGAGGACCATGGCCACGAAGCCCAGGAGCACGGCCACCACCATCAGGGCCCGTGCTGACTGGATGTGACCTAGGGCAGGCAGGGTGGCACTGAGCGGGGCTGGCAGGGATGGGGGTTGGGTCGGTGCCTGGAAGGAGCCCAGCTTGAGAGGGAGCTGGCCTGGGGGTCAGACCACCTGCTGGCAGGTGCAGATAGTGCGGAGTGACAGCCCCTGCGTGAGGACAGGGCATGGGGGTGAGAGTCCCCTTCACTGTCAACACCGTTCTCCGCTTGCCCTTGCAGACTTTTCTGGTAGTTTGattctgctgctgctttctgGCCTGGGGACTCCCTTTTGGGCTTGGCCCACCCTCCTAAGCAGTGGAGGGCAGCTTCTCCAGGCGCCCCCAGAAGGAAGAGCTGAGGGTATCTGGGGCCCAGCTCGACCCAGCCTGAGCCCCGCAGCAACTCCTCCCCAGCAGCCATTCAGACAACAGTCACCTTCCCCTCTGTCCATGGCAGCTGGAAGCTTGCCTCTCCATGGGTGCATGGGTCAGTCCTGGACCCTGGGGGGTGCTTAGGAGACTTGGGTCCCTCAGCAAGGCTAGATGATGACCTGTCTGAACTGGCACAATGGCGCTGATTGATGGTCATGGGGAGCAGATTGCCCCCAGAGGGGTCCCAGGCAGATTGCAGGTGGGCCACCTCCACCCCAGAGTTAGAGCTGTAGCAGTCCCCACACCCCAGAAGGAGAGGGACGGCATGCAGATGCACGTgtctgtgcatgtgcatgtgtgtgtgcatgcgtgtgtgtgtgcatgcgtgtgtgtgcacccATATGCTGGCATACTACCCTGGGGACAGGAGTGCACGCAGTGTGTGTCTGTCTACTGAGTATGGGGGAAGGTGGAGGAAGGGTCTTAACTGAGCCTGTCAGAGTGCCACAGGTATTAGCATTCCCCTTGAGAGATGAGAACATCACAATGCCAAGAGGGTTGGTGACTGGTTCAAGGTTATGGTGGCAGAGCGGGGATCCGGACCCACAGCTGCCAGACCCTACAGCCCTCCCTTCCCACAGGGCAGCAGGCTGGCCTGGACTGTCGGATGGGCACAGGGCAGTAGTGGAGGATGGTGGAGCAGGGGCTGGAGGATGGAGCCCAGCACAGACAGCAGACTGCGAGGAAAGCTCGATCCAGAACCCCCTGCTGttctcacctcccacctcccaccccactgGCCTGAGGCCTACCGTCCAGGGCGAGCAGCGAGTCGTAGAGCTTGCACTGCACCTGCCCGGTGCTCTGGGAGGCGCAGGACATCCAGAGCCCTTCATAGAGGCCCACGGCGGTGATGATGGCGTCGCCTGCGTAGGAAGACTGCTTCCACTGTGGCAGGGCCGTGCTAGCGATGATGCCCACCCAGCCACCCAGGGCCAAGAAgtagcccaggagctggaggcctgAGTTGGCCATGGCCCAGGGGAGGGGGCCAAGGGTCCCAGGACTCAGGGCTGGGCCAGGGTCCCAGCAGGGGCTGTGGTCATGGCCAGGTGGGAGGAACAGCTGGACAGAGGGAGCTGCGAGAAGGAGGgtcagaggcagggaaggagaggtgATGGGGCGGCAGCGGCTGGAGCAAAGGCAGTGGCTCTGGACTCCAGAATGCAGGGGGAGGCCCAGGGGCTGGAAAAGGCCAGGGCCCGCCCACAGTAGCCGCCTAAGCCAGAGCAGGGTCCCCAGCAAAGCTCATGCCCAGCCCCCTAGGGGCGGGGACCGGCCCACGGCCCAGGTGGTGTCCCTGCCCCGCCCCAGTTCCCCAGGGATAGGGAAGGGAGGGGCTGAGAGGAGTGACCCAGCTGCCTTCAGGGACTCTCCCACCAGGGAAACCCCTTTAGGAACCTGATTCAAGTGCCCTAAAATTCAAATAATCCGTCACCCAAACACCAGCCCTGGGAGAATGGACTTTGCTCTTGCAGGGCTGATCTAACCCTTGGGATTTTCTGCCTTTTGACTTTAGAACAGAAGGGAAAGGGATGCCAGCTTGCAGCAGGTAAAACTAGAGTTAGACATCAAGGAGAACTTTTTGGCAGAGGATCTGAAGCTAGATGTAGGCAGATGGAGCTAGGGGTGGCGTGTTGGGAAGGGGTCATGGGTAGCTGGGAGCTGTGTGTGCCAAAAATCAGGAAGGCCAGACCAGGAAATATGTACTGTGGGGTCTTTTTGAGATCTGAGGGGGACAGAAAAGGGGCCCTGTCAAAGCTGGGCCAGCGCTGGCTGCCGGCCAGCAAGGGGCCCGGTGGGGAGACAGCCCCGACCTTTTGGCATCAGCCTGAAGGAAGGCGGATTGCTCAGCCCTTTAATCCCCTTGCTGGCTGGCTTAGCAGCTCCTGCTGGGACCTGGAACACTGGGCCCTGGCCCCTAGCTCTAGAGCAGCCTGGCTCAGAGCAGCGGCCTTTGCACATTCCTGGGGTTCAGGCTGCCCCCTCCTAGCACCCCtacctctgtctcctctctcccagTCTCTCTCTCAGTCCTCAGGAGTAAGGGAATGTTTAACTCTCTTCGACCTCATTAGCAATCCCCTCACGTTCAATTGGGCCCCACTGCAGTGTAGGTGGAGGAGGAATGTCACAACCCTGCTCCCACTCCTGCCAGCCTCCGGCCGCCCCCTCCGTCCCCAACAGCCCACCCACCTTTCCTGGACTACACTGGGGGAAGGCAGGGTCCTGCTGCAGACCCCTGTTGGCTTCCTCCCCGACAGCCCCAACCCCCCTCTGCAGGGACAAGTCCCCAGCCCGCTGTGCTCCCTCACATTCTTCACGTGGCTATGCAAACGAGAGGGTGCCAGGCGCTGAGCAGACAATGGCAGCCCTGTGTGCCCGCCCAGGGCGTAGGACTCTGGTATGGCCTGCAGCTCTGGCCAGAGCTGGGGGAGTGGTCTGCCGTCTGAGGGTCAAGGGTAGGCACTGCTTGGCCTGTGGTGCCGCACATCTGAGGCCCTCTGTGCCGGGAGGGTCAGAGTCATATGGATCCCGGCACACACAGACCTGCTTCCTGGATGATCTGTGGGTCCCAAAGAGCAAATGGGGTCTACGACAGTGGCAGACAACTAAGTCCTGAGCTCAAATTCTTCTGCCACAACGACAAGACAGTAGGACCAAGGGAGCCTCCTCCATCCTGCTGGGGCCGCAGTGGGCACGCTGTGACCGGTGCGTTAAGCGTGCAGGGTTGCATGCAGGCAGACAGGGCTCCTATCAGCAAGGAGCCCAAGGCAGAGGGAGGTAACAGGCGCACAGCTAGGAAGCAGCGGCAAGGGCTTCCCACTTGAATCTGTGTGGTGCTGGCCCCCATGGTCTCTCCCACACTCCTTCCCTTTTGAGAGCAGCACCGTGTCCAGTTTGAAGGGGGGCAGCAGGCAGTCACAAGACACTCTCCTGAGGTGACTTGAGTGACTGTGGTGTCTCAGGGTCCTCACTCTAAATGGAGGGTCTGCTTCATGGAGTTGCGGTGGTCTGTTAAGGTAATCAGTGTCTGCAGAGGGCAGGGGCCTGGTGCTGGGTGGCTGTTCTGCACACATTTCTCCAAAGGCGAAGCCCTCCTCTCCACGCTGGGGTTTGGCCCCTTTTCCCTACCATCTGCAGGTGCTCTTGCTGTAGGAAAGATCTAGGGGCCATTCTGGTTTCAGGGGGACTTGGGTGAGGAGCCCAGAGGCCAGGCAGAAACATGCCTCAGAGACCACGGGCTGCAGCCCCCTCCCTTTACAAATTGAGAGCCAAAGAGGGGAAGGGAGCTGTGGTCCACAGGGCTCCAGAGCCAGCAGGAGGCTCATCCTAGGCATTCCCAGAGCCTCTTTGTGATCTAGAACAGtattctcctcttcctctgaaGAGCTTCTGCCTATCCCTTCTCTTTGTTATTTGAGGCTTTGAGTCTTCTACCAAAATATTCTCTCCTACCCTGATGGCCTTCCCTCACTCTTGTTCCAAAGCCTTTCGGAATTCAGATTCCACTTCTGGAGTGGCATTCCCTAACCTGGCACAGCTTCTTCACCCAGGGCTCCTACCACTCCTGGTGCCCCTCTTGCAGTCCAGTGACTCCCAGGCATGCGGGGAGAACAGGAAGGCTCAGGGTCCCAGCCCAGCCTCCATTAAGAGCTCACTGAAACTGCCCTAGGTGGCACATCACACCGTGCTTTCACTTACACTACAAGAAGCCTAGAGTTGTAGCTTTAACTCTGTCATTGAAAAGCTACGTGACATTAGGCAAGCCCTCAGCTTCCCTGGGCCTGGTTTATCCACTGGAAAGTAGGGATAATAACACTTGCCCTGTCTGATGCATGAGGGAGTTTACAAGGATCAGATGTTAGATGAGAAATGCCATCTGAAAGTgtaaaatggccaggcacagtggctcacgcctgtaattccagcactttgggaggctgaggcaggtagatcatctgaagtcaggagttcgagaccaacctgaccaacatggtgaaaccccatctctactaaaaatacaaaaaattagctaagggtggtggcatgtgcctgtaatcccagctactcatgaggctgagacaggagaatcacttgaaccttggtggcggaagttgcagtgagctgagatcgccccactgctctccagcctgggtgacagagcgagactctgaaaaaaaaaaaaaaaaaaaaaaaaaaaaacaagcataaaACGCCTGCAGAACTGCAGCGAATGAAAGCTCTGCTCCAAAAAGACTCCCCGCACAGGCCTGCCCCTCCAGCCATCGTACCCCAGGAGTGGGCAGACTGCCTGTGGCTGAAGACCCGCTGCCACCGTTTCCTCTGCAACACTGCCTGACCGAGAGCTGGCCTTGCTAGGTATGTGTTGATCATTGACTGCTTGGTATGAGGATTCAATGTTTTTGCCTCCCTCCCTGTGAAAAATCGGAGACCTTTCCACTGCCCTCTCTCATTGCCAGTGAGGAGGGTCTGATTCAGTCCTTAGCAATCTGGCACCTTCTCTGAGATCATCATTTGAAATTTTGGAGTTCTAATTACCCTCCCAACTCTAGAGTCTGAGATTCCCAGAACTATAAGCTTGGAATGGAGACTACTTGCCTCAGGGCGCACAGTAGAAAGCAATACAGCTGTGTGGCCACCCCTGACAATTCTGCCTGCCCAGGCACGGCTAAGCATCCTGATCTGCAGTCCCATCATACTCTTGGCATATTTCCATTCGCTGCGCTTAGCACATCGTTTATCTCCTTCCTGAGGTCCCTGAGCACCTTGAGGCTGCACTAGCAGCCACATTTTAGTGTTCTACCCTCTTGCCTGGGCCAGGCGCCTCTGTGACACATGTAGTCGTCCCATTTGCCTTCTCTCCTCTGCTAGCCACACTTTTTACAGGATCTGTCTCTTGATGCCCCTGCTGAGAGCTCTGCTAGATGCCTGGGGTACCAGAGACCAGCAGCGTCTTCCATATCCAAATCTTCCCCATGTTGGAGGAATTGCCTCTTATTCCCTCTGATCCTCCCATGGACTCTCTCCTATCTTCTCAAGCAGTTGTCTTCCCATTGCTCACAGGCCCTGGCACATGCGTTACCAAACACAGACCCAAATCACAGTTGCATCTCAGCCGGCCTGCCATCACCCCATGCTTCCAGGAGGACTCGCCCCACTCTAATTACATACACTTATCTTGGGCCTGCTGCCTTGAAAACGTCTGGCCTTTTGTGAGCTCAATTAAGAGGCTGCTGCCTGTATCTGATTAGCATAAGTTGAAACGGTAAAGGTCATTTGCCTTGATGTGGAAACTTCCGGAAAACCAGAATTAGGCTGATACAGTCTTCTGTAATACCGATGTCTACCATGGGCTAAGTGTTGTGCTGGTTGCTTTGTGAGCATTCCTGAGTTCATCGCCTCAACCATCCTGGGAGCGAGGAGATACACGCAGGTTCCCTAACACAACTCCAAGCGGTGAAAGTGGCAGTGTCACCCGGCTCAGTGTGTGGGTAAAGTTCATGCTCTTTGCACTAATGTGCTCCTCTCTGTATGCGGAGTCCACCCAAATAGGACAGCAGGGATCAAGCATGATAAAAGGAATGACTTATCTTGACTGGATCATTCCCATCAGCCAGCAAACACGCAGTGCTCTCTCCCAGCTCAAAAAATAATCCTTTcctaaaaaacaatttttcctttttttttttttttttgagacggagtttcgctcttgttacccaggctggagtgcaatggcgcgatctcggctcaccgcaacctctgcctcctgggttcaagcaattctcctgcctcagcctcctgagtagctgggattacaggcacgcaccaccatgcccagctaatgttttgtatttttagtagagatggggtttcaccatgttgaccaggttggtctcgatctctcgaccttgtgatccacctgtctcggcctcccaaagtgctgggattacaggtttgagccaccgcgcccggcccacaatttttcctttttaatagaggtacggtcttgctgtgttgcccaggttggtctcgaactcctgggctcagtgatccctctaccttggactcccaaagtgttgcgattacaaatgtgcaccactgtactcagcccaataaatttttttttaaattgaatttttttttttttttttttttttttttgagaccaagttttgctcttgttggccaggctggaatgcaatggtgcgacctcagctcactgcaacctctgcctcctggattcaagcaattctcctgcgtcagcctcctgagtagctgggattacaggcgcctgccaccacagccagctaatttttgtatttttcgtagagacggggtttcaccacgttggccagtctggtctcaaactcctgacctcaggtgatccgccctcttcagcctcccaaagtgttgggattacaggcgtgagttactgtgcctggctgtcattttattttatttttgagacggagtttactcttgttacccaggctggagtgcaatggtgtgatctcggctcaccgcaacctccatctcttgggttcaagcaattctgcctcagcctcatgagtagttgggactacaggtgtgcgccaccatgcccagctgattttttgtatttttagtagagacggggtttcaccatgttgaccgggatggtctcgatctcttgacctcgtgatccacctgtcttggcctcccaaagtgctgggattataggcatgaaccaccgcgcccagcctattttttttttgcgacagagtctcgctctgttgcccagggtggaatgcaatggagcaatctcggctcactgcaacccctgtctcccaggtttaaccgattctcctgtctcagcctcctgagtagctggcattacagatacccaccatgatgcccagctaagttttgtatttttagtagagactgggtttcactaggttggtcaggctgctctcgacctcctgaccttgggtgatccgcctgccttggcctcccaaagtgctgggattacaggcacggtctaccatgcccagccttgttctttctttgagacatggtcttgctctgttactcaggctggagtgcagtggggcaggcttgacctcctgggctcgtgatcctcctacctcagcccccttaGTAGTTGgcaccacaggtgtgcatcaccatgcctggcttttttttttttttttttttaatgttttatttttttaggggtttccctgtgttgaccaggctggtcttaaacttctgagctcaagtgatccacctgccttggcctcccaaactgctgggtttacaggcgtgagctactgagCCTGGCCTAGGCTGCTTCTTGATGTCTTTTCTCACACATCCAATCTATCAGCAATGCCTGTTGgctctactttaaaaataggcCCCAGACACCCCTGACAATCCACcactctcttttatttatttgttttcagagtTGGGATCTTGCTTTCTTGTGCcggctggagtgctgtggagcgatcatagctcactgcagcctcgaacttccaggctcaagcgatcctcctgcttcagtctcccaagtagctgggactacaggcacgcatcatcTCTCCTGGCTAATGTCACCACACTCTTTCTTGCCCAATCTACAATGCCACATTGGCTTCCTTGTTTTTCCTCCACCTTGGGCCCTGACTTATTTTCTACCTCAAaggattttacacacacacacacacacacacacacacacacacaaatttacatGTGTATCTGTCTCCCCTACAAAGTACAAGCTGTATGAAGATGGGGGCTTGTTTTGTTCACCACCACATTCCCAGCACCAGCCACTTAgctggtgctcagtaaatacatatttgttgatgGAATAAGTGAACACTCAGGTGCAGGTTCCTACGTGGAAGGCCCTATAGCATCTTGAGCACAATAAAAGCTCTGGCCCTAGTACCAGGGATGTGGCCAGAGGAGCTGAAtctccatttccagtgtttcctagagTGTGCTGTCCTGCACGGGAAGGCTGAGAGACAGGACGCTGAGGCCAGACGGCAGAGCAGGAAGCATGTGGCTGACATGGGGGCGACGTGCCAGAGCACTGCTGACCGCCGCTCCCTGCCAGAAGAGGATTAACAATAATCCCAACCATTCACCCAGAGCTTTACCGTTTATAAAGTGTTGTCACATCTGATATTGCATCTGGGCCATACAGCTGCCCCAGAAGGTGAGCTGAAGGAGGACTACGATCCCCATTATACAGGTGACAACCCTGAGGTGCCAAAGGTTAACTGTCTGGCCTGTGGCTGCACAGCAAGTGGTCAAGCCAGGTGCCAAGCCAGGCATTCTCGTCCCACACCTGCCACTGGATCCTGCCTCGAGCAATTTTTATCAAGTGAGACCTCTGGGACAGAATGGGCAAATTTCCACTGTCTGAACAAACCAAGTAAAAAACCATCAATCGTTTATTCTTTGGTTGTCTTCACAGACACTTAAATACTGTATCGCTGTCATGCGGCTGCCTGTGGAGGCCCTGTGGGGTGGTTCCGGGCCTGCGTCC
Above is a window of Saimiri boliviensis isolate mSaiBol1 chromosome 11, mSaiBol1.pri, whole genome shotgun sequence DNA encoding:
- the CLDN19 gene encoding claudin-19 isoform X2; this translates as MANSGLQLLGYFLALGGWVGIIASTALPQWKQSSYAGDAIITAVGLYEGLWMSCASQSTGQVQCKLYDSLLALDGHIQSARALMVVAVLLGFVAMVLSVVGMKCTRVGDSNPIAKGRVAISGGALFILAGLCTLTAVSWYATLVTQEFFNPSTPVNARYEFGPALFVGWASAGLAVLGGSFLCCTCPEPERPNSSPQPYRPGPSTAAREYV
- the CLDN19 gene encoding claudin-19 isoform X1 is translated as MANSGLQLLGYFLALGGWVGIIASTALPQWKQSSYAGDAIITAVGLYEGLWMSCASQSTGQVQCKLYDSLLALDGHIQSARALMVVAVLLGFVAMVLSVVGMKCTRVGDSNPIAKGRVAISGGALFILAGLCTLTAVSWYATLVTQEFFNPSTPVNARYEFGPALFVGWASAGLAVLGGSFLCCTCPEPERPNSSPQPYRPGPSTAAREPVVKLPASAKGPLGV